The sequence AATCCACCAAACTTCCATAGTGTACAGTAGGGGAATTCCAAATAAAAAGCCACCACAAGCCCCCCGAACAAGATCTTGACATTCTCGTTTTAGGGCGGATTGGTGGTGGCTTGGATGCTGTGTTGAGCGAACCTTAGCCATGGTGGAAACTTAATTATTTTTGACTAGCTTCTAAGGATTTTTCAGACGTGGCGGAACTTAAAAAGGTAGGCAGCGTACGATCGGCGAAGTAGCTATTGAGGAACGTTGTCCCCAGCGAAAGCACAACGGGGCCTAACAGCGTTGCAGCCGTACCATGTACTGCGAATCCTGGAACCACTACACCTGCCAACCAGAAACAGATTCCGTTAACAACAAAGGAGAATAATCCCAACGTTAGGAAGTTAATGGGTAAGGAAAGCAGTGAAAGCACCGGACGAATCGTTCCGTTAATCAAACCAATGGCCAGAGCCGCGACGATCGCTGCGGGGAAGTTAGCAATGTAAACGCCTTTAAACAAAATATCGACAACGAGTAGGCTTAAGGCGGTTACTAAAGTCGTTAAGAAAAAACCAGTCATGGGAAACCTCCGTAAAATATGAATCGAGTCTCAATGGATCGGCAGAAATTGTTTCTGATTATTCCGTCGGATTATTCCGTCGGATTAAGCTCACTTGAGCCAATAGAGCGGTCAAACTGAGTAGCCATTCTAGGGAATCCCTACAGATTTTCAGGATTCATCATTTCGTCATAGCGAGTTAAAGCCCACAGTGCATGGATAATTCCGGGAACCCAACCCAGTAAGGTCAATAGAATGCTAATCACTAGAGTTGTGCTCACCCCATAGGCTAGGAACACAGCTACCGGGGGAAGAACAATGGCAAGTAGGTAACGTACAGGTTTCATTGAAAACACTCCATTAAACAATTAGAGATGAACAGGATTAAAATCTGCGAAAGATGCTACTAGAACAAAACCACGGGAGAAGTCTAGACAACGGGTAACAGCCGCAAACTAGGACTTTGGTGCGTTCGATCGCAGGCGGTTTTTAACTTGAGTCAGTACTTCCTTTTCCATGCGGGAAACGGTTTGCCCCAATTCATTCACCCTGTGTTCGACTTGGGCTTGCTTACGTTCCGCTAACACGGGGTGATCGGGATTAGCTCGTTGGGCATCAATCTGTTGGTTGTACCAACTCTTGGCTTCAGCCGCCTTTTCTCGCACCGTCAAATAGCGATCGCCGTAGCGCTGTGCCATCTGTTGATCTAGAGTTTCTAAGCCCTGTTTCAATTCCTGGTAGGACTGATTGGCCTCAGATTGCGGATCGCGGGAAAAGGCTAACCACTTGAGTCTGAGGTGTCTACCCCAATCCACCAGGGATTGTTTCAGGGCTGCTAAAGTTTCCGAAAAATTCTGAGTGTTAGACATGATTCTGCCTCCAAGGGGAGGGAAATGCAGAGCGGCTTGGCTCTGGCATTTCCGAATAGGTTAATAGACGAGATCAATGAAGTCACTAAATTAAAGGCTCAATTACGCCACTGTTACTTCATGGCAGGCAATGCAGCACGGCCTGGTTGCGGGGCTCGCAGTTGGGCTTGACTAAACTCTGGGGTCTGGGTGTAAACCGAGGCCAACAGAACATCTAGGACATCGGCACGGCGAGCCGCTTCGATCGCTTGGTGGGTAATCAGTTCACCGGCATTGAGGATGACCTGATCTTGATAATCCAGAATGACTCGGGTGACGGGGCGGCCTAATGCGCCTTTAATCCGTTGCTCTTCCAAGGCTTGGGCACTTTGATCCCGCAGTTGGGCGGTTTTGTACTTGGCCCAGCGCAGCAGTTGGGAAGTCCCTTCTTGCACCTGCGTGCCGACACTTTCTGCGGTATTGCTCAGTTGGCCGCGGGTCGTCGCGATCGCGTCGCTCGTGCTGGACTTCGCGGCATCGGTCGAAGACAGCCCCACGGATTTGAGCAATTCTTTTTCCGTGTTGGTATGGCGGGCGCGTTCCACCACAGGCTGCGTTACGATTTGGCCTGGAGCGACCACAATCACGCCGCTCCGGGTACGCACAATCGTTTGCGCACGGCGTCCTAGCGCTTGATTAACGGTGTACTGAGCCGTGACCGTGCTGGTTTTACGGGAAACATCTTGAGCCACTGTTTCCGCCTTCTGCGCCAGCTTGTCTGCAACTTCACCAGCCCGCTGCTTGGCATCTTCCACCAAGTCGCCGCCCGTGGCACGGTACAACCGATCCAAGATGCCCAACTCCTCCGCTGCATTGACATTGGTCATGGTGACCACGTGGCCAGCTTCTAAAAACAGCGTTCCATTAGGATGCAGCACCGATGCTTGGGTGATACGACCTAACACATAACTACGTTGAGCTTCCACCGGGACGATCGTGTTGGCTAGTTGGCTGGTTGCTTGGCGGCGGGCTTCCTGGACCTGTTCTCCCGCCTTTTGTGCTGCTTCCTGAACCTTTTCGCCCGTCGTTTGCATTGCACCCTTGAGGCCGCCGACCTGTTCTTCCATCAACTCTGCCACCACTTCCGGGACAAAGGCGTAGTCTTCCCCGATGCGTAGGGTTTGCAGAGCCGGGACAAAGGAGCGACCGGAGTAGGCATCCGCAAAAATGCCACCAGAAACTTCGTAGCCCTCCACGACACCGCTATTTTCATCAATATACAGGTCAACCATTTTGCCTAAATTCTGCCCCGTCACGGTCAGAATTTGGGTGCCTTTCATAATGTTGTTATGGTCCAAAATGGCAGAAATTTTGCTGTGGGACGAGGCCGGGATGACATCTTCTTTGGAACTTGTGATGACTGCGTCGGCTCCCATGGACTGAATCGATTCGATCGGGAGCACTTTCGCATCCCGTAGAAATCCGGGTTCTTCCACCAACAAAGCAATCAGTAAGTTGCGATCTTGATCGAAAATTAAATCTTGCACTCTGGCAAACTTCTTACCAGTATCAAATGCAACGATCGGGCATCCAATTAAATCACTACCTTTCCGCATGACATAACTCCCAAAAATTCATCTTTTTATTCGGTTTGAACTACTTGATTTGAACCCCTTCAGAAGCTGAGTCCAACAGTCATCCCGTCTCATCCTAGAAATATCTGAATTATCTTGAATGTTGATCAAGAAGGTTGATGCAACGATCGCTTAGGATTCCTTCAGGCCATACCGATTTTATTAAGGTAGACAAGGCTTACAGACTCGTTAGCTAATAGCATGGACGGATGATCACCGGATACTATCTATTTACTGACTCGACTCACTGACTCAACTCATTCAAATTACTGACTCAACTAAGCGTTCAAACCATTAACTGATTGTTCTACAGAACTGCTGCATTAGTATTGGTCGGGATAACGGTGAATCTCCAGCCGTTTGCTACCAAATCCATTGATTAGATTAATTGCTCCGGAATATTCTAGACCTGTTAAAATCGCTGCAAGCAGCAACAGGAATAAGGGTAGCTGAATGGCAGTATTCGATTGCTTTCCGACAAAACGTGGCATAATTTCATTCCTCAGGTGACTGGATCAGTAGTTTTAGAAATAAGAATGGTTAGATTTAGGAAGAAATCTTCTAGGTGGAAAACTGGTTAGCCGCTCACCACCCAGAAGTTAGGGGGTAAAGTATAGGGAGAGCTGAGAATGATCAGTGAGCACTTGGTCTAAAACAACATGCTTTCTCAGTAAACACGTTGTTTAGGCAAACGCTGCATTAGTGCACACTTTTTAGTGAACGCTTCTTAGTAAAAGCTTCTTAGTAAAAGCGTCCAAGGGAACACACCTTTCAAGGGAACACTGCTGAGTACCTTCTTAGCGACGGATGTCTTCCGCAGCGTTCAGGGCATCGGCTTCCGTTTGCTTCATCCGACCTTTGGCAACTTTCGTCGGATCATCGGTCGCTTCACCAACCGCTTCTTCAATCTTACCGGCAACGTTTTTAGCCGCTGCTTCCACTCGAGTTTGAACCCCTTCAGCAAAATTCTGAGCCTTTTCCTTCAGGTTTTCGGCACTGTGGCGAACCTTTGCTTCGGATTGCTTAGCTTTCCCTTCATGTTGATCTACGGGATCGCCAGTGACATGCCCGATCGCTTCTTGAGCCTTTCCTTCGAGGTTTTTTGCAGTTGCTTTAGCTTTTCCTTCTAAACTCATGATTAATACTCCTGTGAGTGGTTTCAGTGTTGTGTTAACCGAAGCGTACATCCTACTGTTGATAGGGAAGAGGACTGGATGGAGTGAACAGGTTTGTTTGTTCCGCAGTCGTTGCTTCGATGTCCTTAATGTACTCAACTCAACTGGAGTATCCGTCTATCAAAAGGGGGCGATTTTATACCGTTCTAGAAAAGCGATCGAAGAAATCTTAGAAATAACTGGGTTGGAATTGGCTCAAATCATTGCTATGTAAGGCGTTGCGTTCCTCATCCTTTGGAACCGTGACTCCCCTCTCTTTAGGAAGATTCATGATTAACCTAGCATTGAGCCAATTCAGTTTATTCAATCAAACCCGCTCTGAGAGCCAGAACAGCGGCATGGGTGCGATCGTCCACACAGAGTTTATTCAAAATATGGCGGACATGGGTTTTGATGGTGCCAACGGTTACAAATAGGGTCTCTGCAATTTCTGCGTTGCTATACCCGCGCACGATCAATTGTAAAATCTCAATTTCCCGATCGGTCAAGCCCGCATTTCCTACAATTTCCTCATATTCTGCATCTAGCGCCTTAATTTGCACAGTTTTCTCGGTTTCTGGTGCCGCTACGACCTCCTTCTGCCGCACCTGTTGCAGCACAATGCTCGCGATCGTGGGATCAATCCAAGGATTCCCGTCATGGGTCGATCGAATGGCCTCTTCCAGCTTATCCATGCTGATATCTTTCATACAGTAGGCGTCTGCTCCCGCCGCAAAGGCCGCCATAACCGAATCTTCGCCCTTATGCATGGTCAACATCAAAATTTTGGTAGCGGGTTCTGCCTCGGCGGAATATTCGCGAAACCGACGCAGCATTTCAATGCCATCCATATCGGGCAACCCAATATCGACGATCGCAACATCAGGTTTTTCGCTAGTCAGCAGTTTCAATCCTTGTATGCCATTGGCCGCTTCACCAATCACACTGATGCCTTCTCGCCGTTGTAGAGCTGCTTCCAGCCCCATCCGAGTCAGGTCATGATCTTCTACAATCACAATCCGAATCACATCTTCCATGAAATTTCTCCTTAAACTTTTTAACTTGGGAGGAATAAGACGGTAGCTCTCCCAACATTACAATTCTGCTTCTAGCGTTATATTAATACAGACAAGGGGAAAGTTAATCGATCGCGCTATAGATTGCAAACTCGATAGATTGCAATCTCAATTAAAGACACCCTAATTTTTTGCTGTAGATGGGTGACTGTTCTCTGATCCGAACAGAATCCTTGTAAGTATTGGTTGCAAGTATTTGGTGACAAGTATTTAGTGACAAGTATTTAGTTGCAAGTTGGGACTATAATTTGCAGCCCAATTTGCAGTTCAATTTGCAGCCCAATCTACCATCCAGTTTGCAGCCCAATTATTCGTAGCCCAATTAATCGTTAATGGAATCTACGGTCTCACCACAATTAATTAGAAATCCAAATCATTAAATTATGAAACTCCAAAATAAAGTTGCCATTGTCACCGGAGGAGGTACGGGGATTGGCCGAGCAACGGCTCTACTTTTAGCCCAGCAAGGTGCCAGGATTGGGGTTGTCGATCGCACCGTTGATCCCAGCCTAGAAACCGTAAAGACCATTGAACAACAGGGCGGACAGGCGATCTGGCAAAGGGCCGATGTCTCCCAAGCCGATCAAATGGAACGGGCGATCTCGCAAATCATGCAGACGTGGGGACGGATTGATATTGTCGTGGCCAATGCGGGCATTAATGGGACTTGGGCTCCGATCGAAGATTTACAGCCGGAGGAATGGGATGCCACCCTCCATACGAATCTGAAAGGTACTTTTTTGACCGTTAAATATACAGTTCCCTATCTGAAACAGCAATCGCAAGGATCAATTATTGTCGTCTCATCCGTGAATGGGACGCGGGGGTTCAGCCTATCGGGCGCAACGGCCTACGCCTGTTCCAAGGCGGCACAGGTGGCCTTTACCAAAATGATTGCCTTGGAATTAGCCAAGTATCGCATTCGAGTCAATGTCGTCTGTCCCGGTGCGATCGAAACGGGAATTAACGACCATGATTCCCAACGGCGACGCCTAGAAGACATTCAAGAACCCGTCGAGTTTCCACGGGGCAACATTCCCCTCACGGGTGGACATCCCGGCAAATCTGAAGATGTAGCTCAGTTGGTGCTTTTTTTAGCGTCTAATGAGTCTAGCTACATTACAGGAACTGAAATTTGGATTGATGGCGCAGAGTCCTTGATCAAGGGATAACTCCTTGCCAATGCCCCTTGGCCCCGATCGTCAGTCAAGTTTTATTTTTCAATGAACGTTTTTAATCTAATTTCCAGCCATCACTGAATTAGGGTCGCGCTTTGATCTTAACCGTCTTTAGATCTTGACCGTCTCTAGATCTTGACCATCTTTGATTCGGATCATCGCTAAAGCATCCAACGTGAATTTTAGAAGTACTTTATAATTGTGTAGTCAATTCTGTGCTGACGCTTTTGGCATCCATCTGACCTGAAGGCGATCCATGTTGAAAGTGATTCTTTGAAAGGGAATCGACTTTTAAGCGTTCCTGAGTTCTGCCTAGATGTGTTTTTTCCCTTGCAGTAGGAGCTAATCGCCTATGCCCTATTCCTTTGCCCTCTCCTGCTGTCAAAAATTCCTCGATCGCATGACTGACCTAGCCTGGATGATGGACGATCGAGGCCACCTGAGGCTGACCAATCCCCCCTGGAAGCGCTTTACCGGACAATCGCATCCCGCCCAGGATCTAGGGCTGTTGTGGGACTGGGTGGAACCGAGCGATCGCGATCGCATTCAGTTGGCCTGGGAAGCGGCTCGATCGTCCCTAACCGTCGTGGACTGTAAGGTGCGGTTAAAGAATGCCCAGGGCGTTTACGAGTGGATGCAAGTCAGCCTAGAAGCCATGGGCAATGACAAAGTCAATGACAAGGGCAATGACAAGGTCAAGGAGGAGAGCCCACCGGATGCGACGGCCAACCTTGAGAAAGCCCCCCTCGATAGCCCCTTTGCCAATCACCGGGCTTGGCTGGGGGTGGCAGTCCGGCTTGGCAGTGGGGCCATGCTACCCGATTCCCGCCAATCGAGCCAATTTGTAGAAGCCTTGTTAACCCATGCCTCCGATGGCATTGTCGCCTGCGATGCCCAAGGGCAATTAGTCCTGTTTAACCGTGCTGCACAGATGTTCCACGGTTTGCCCCCGGAACCCATTTCACCAGAACATTGGTCCAACTATTACGATCTCTACGATCGATCGGGTACCCGACCCTTAGCGGTTTCTGAAATTCCCCTCTACCGCGCTTTAGCAGGGGAAACCGTTGAAGGCGAAGAAATTATGATTAAGCCCAAAGCAGGGCAGTCGCGATCGCTGCTCTCTAACGGGGCTTGTATCTACAGCGCCACGGGGGAAAAATTGGGAGCCGTGGTCTTAATGCGCGATATTACAGCCTATAAGCGCGCCACCGAAGCCCTAGAGCAGAGTGAAAAACGGTTTCGGGCTATTTTTAATCAAACCTTTCAGTTTATTGGCTTGCTCCAGCCCGACGGAACCCTGATTGAAGCCAATCAAACCGCCCTGGAATTTGGGGGCGTGACGGCGGCAGAGGTGATTCAGCAACCCTTTTGGGATACCCCTTGGTGGCGCAATTCTTCTGAGAATCAACAGCAGTTACGATCGGCGATCGCGCGGGCAGCCCAGGGCGAATTTATTCGCTATGAAGTCGAGGTGGCAGGCGCAGAGGGACAGACCTTGACGATCGATTTTTCCCTGACCCCCATTCGAGATGCCCAAGGGAAGGTGACGCTCATTATTCCCGAAGGTCGCGATATCACGGCCATGAAACAAGCAGAAGCAATGCGGCTGCGCACCGAACTCTACACCGAGCGGCTGTCGATCGCCCTACGAGTGGCCAAAGCCGCCGCTTGGACGTGGGATCTGCAAACCCAAAAACTCTCTTGGACCCCCGAATTTGAAGCCCTATTTGACTACGAGCCAGGGAGCACCCAGCAGATCTACGACGAATGGTTTAATCGGGTACATCCCGACGATCGGGCCCGGGTGGAACGGGAACTCCAAAAGGCGATTGACCAGGAAACGCCCGAGTACCGCTGCGAATATCGCATTCAGTGGCAAGATGGCCAAATTCGTTGGATTGATGGCGTGGGTGAAATTCATCCCGATGACCAGGGTCAGCCTCGCTGGATGTCCGGGCTGGTGTACGACATTACCGATCGGAAGCTGAATGAAGCCGCGTTACAGCGCAGTGAAGAATTCACCCGTCGCATTTTGGAAAGCAATCAAGATTGCATTAAGGTTTTGGATCTCGAAGGCAATCTGCTCTACATGAATGACAACGGCCAGTCGTTGATGGAAATCGACAATTTCAGCCAGCAAGCAGCCAATCATTGTTGGCTCCATTTTTGGCAAGGGGAAGACCAACAGATGGCCAGAACCGCACTTACAGCAGCGCAATCGAAGAAAGTTGGCAAATTTGAAGGATTTTGTCCAACGGCCAAAGGGACACCAAAATGGTGGGAAGTCACCGTGACCCCTATCCTAGGCCCCGAGGGTGAGGTTGAACAACTCCTCTCCGTGTCCCGAGACATCACCGATCGACGCAAATGGGCATCGGCATTGCAACAAAGCGAAGCGTTGTTCCGCACCACCTTTGAACAAACCGCCCTAGGATTTTGTCATGTCTCCTTGGAAGGCCAATGGTTGCGGGTCAACCGTAAGCTATGTGAGATTGTGGGATACCGCCCAGAAGAGTTGCTGCAAACCACCTTTCAAGCCATTACGGCCCCCGAAGATCTGCCTAAAGATCTCGCCCTTGTGGAACAATTATTGAAGAATGAAATCCCTGAATATTCCCTAGAGAAGCGTTATATTCACAAGCAAGGCCACCATGTATGGGTCAATATTACCGTTTCCCTAGTCCGGGAGAGCACCGCAGAAGAGCGTTTAGGCAAACCCAGTTATTTTTTATCTGCGGTCGAAGACATCACAGAACGTAAGCAGTTGGAATTACAAAACCAGCAACAAACTGAAGAACTACAACTGATTAACCAATCGCTGGTTACAGCCCAACAACGGCTGCGGGAACGCAATCAGGAATTGGATCAGTTTGTCTACATTGCGTCCCATGACCTGAAAGCACCGCTACGGGCGATCGCCAACCTCTCGGAATGGATTGAAGATGATCTCATGGGTCAAATCCCGGAAGAGAATCAACAACAACTGCAACTGCTGCGCCAACGAGTCCATCGCATGGATGCCCTAATTGATGGATTACTGCGATATTCCCGCGTGGGTCGGCAGGATTTGGCCATTGAGTCTGTGGATGTAGCCGATCTCGTGCAGGAGGTGATTGACTCGTTAGCCCCTCCCCCAGGCTTTAACATCACCATTGCAGGCACAATGCCCACCCTGAGATCGAAGCGGTTGTTATTACATCAAGTCTTCGCCAACTTGATGAGCAATGCGATTAAACACCACGATCGCCCCGATGGTTCCATTACAATCGCCTGCCAACCGCAGACGGATCAGTACTATCAATTTACGGTCAAGGATGATGGCCCCGGCATTCCTGAAACAGAGCACGAGCGAATTTTTGGAATTTTCCAGACCTTACAGGCGGATCACTCAACGGACAATACTGGCATTGGGCTGGCCTTGGTTAAAAAGATCGTAGAAGCGGAGGGCGGCCAAATTACAGTCCACTGCGACATTCCGAGGGGGTGTCAGTTCTCCTTTACCTGGCCCCAGTCGATCGATCGCTAGCCTGGTTCCCACCGATTGGCCAAAATACGAGGAAAAAAATTACTAAAGGAAGATGGCAGATCAGCGGAGATAGGGCCAAACTTGAGTGAACTTTTTGATCATTTCTCATCAGTTTTTCACAGAGAGATCGTTTGTTCAGAAACTATCTTAAGATAACGGGATGCTGCGAAATCTAAGTTGGTTAAATCGGTGGTCTCGTCTCTCCTTAACCTATCGGGGAGCTATCATTGTCACTATCCCATCCCTCTGTTTATTTGGCACTGTGGGCGCTTGGTTTTGGTCGCGATCGCAAGGATTAAAGGTCGCCGAGCGCATTGAGCAAGTCCAGACAAGGCTCGATCTTAGCAATGAACTCTTGATCACACTCCTAAACGCTGAGACCGGCGTCCGGGGCTTTGTGCTCAAGCAGAACCCAGATTTCTTAGAACCGTTTTACCAGGCGCACCAAAGTGTTCCCCAGGTTTTGCAGAAGTTAGTCTCCTCCGTTGAAGCGGATACGGAGCTTGACTACACTAATCGATCGCAATTAGCCCCCCTGAGAACCCAAATTGAAACCATTCAACGGCTGACCAATGAACTGCAAGCTGCTTCTAGCCCCAGCCAACAAGCAGAACTGCTGCGGCAGGGCAAGGAGGCCATGGATCAGTTACGGCAAACGATTGCAAACTTTCAAACCTATGAATACGCCCTGCTCAAGCAACGGCAAACCGAACAAAAGCAGATTCGGAGTCTGATTCAAGCGCTGCAACAACTGGCTGTTGTCTCGGGTGTGCTATCCACCGCTGGAGCGATTTACCTGTTTGGTCTCCTAGGAGAAGAACTCAAAAGCCGAGAATCCCAATTACAAACTCGTAATAGCTTACTGAAAACCCTCAGTAACGATATCGTAGACGGCATTATTGTCATCGACGCCGCTGGGTTTGTGGAAACCGTAAATCCTGCCGTCAGCCATATGTTGGGATATTCACCAACGGAGTTACTGGAATGTCCATTAATTCAAATTTTAGTGGAACCCACAACGCCCTTGCCAAGACCGTTGCCCCCCTTGCGGAGTTGGCTAGAACAGTTACCCCGCCTAGGCCGCACCTGGCAAACCCAAGCCTATCGCAAGGATGGATCGAGTATCCCGATCGAACTCTCCTTAAGCGAAATCCCTGGAGAAAACCAATCGATCGCCATCATTCGGGATGTGTCTGAGCAAATTAGCCTCATGCAACAATTGCAACTGCATTTGGATGCATTAGAGCGGCTGAACCAAGCCCTCATCCGTTCCAACTCCTCCCTAGAGCGGCGTAACCAAGAGTTAGCAGACTTTGCCTATGCCACCGCCCACGACCTGCGCACCCCCGTGCGTGGCATCGTCACGCTGTCGGAATGGATTGAAGAAGAACTGAGCGGTTACACGTCAGAACAGTTATTGACTTACCTGCACCTACTACGCAAGCGCACCCACCGGCTCAATGCCCTGATTGATGGCCTGTGGGAATATACCAACCTCGGCCAAACACCAGTCGCCCCCGAGGCCGTGCAACTAGATGCGAT comes from Alkalinema sp. FACHB-956 and encodes:
- a CDS encoding phage holin family protein, which encodes MTGFFLTTLVTALSLLVVDILFKGVYIANFPAAIVAALAIGLINGTIRPVLSLLSLPINFLTLGLFSFVVNGICFWLAGVVVPGFAVHGTAATLLGPVVLSLGTTFLNSYFADRTLPTFLSSATSEKSLEASQK
- a CDS encoding YqaE/Pmp3 family membrane protein, which encodes MKPVRYLLAIVLPPVAVFLAYGVSTTLVISILLTLLGWVPGIIHALWALTRYDEMMNPENL
- a CDS encoding PRC-barrel domain-containing protein; amino-acid sequence: MRKGSDLIGCPIVAFDTGKKFARVQDLIFDQDRNLLIALLVEEPGFLRDAKVLPIESIQSMGADAVITSSKEDVIPASSHSKISAILDHNNIMKGTQILTVTGQNLGKMVDLYIDENSGVVEGYEVSGGIFADAYSGRSFVPALQTLRIGEDYAFVPEVVAELMEEQVGGLKGAMQTTGEKVQEAAQKAGEQVQEARRQATSQLANTIVPVEAQRSYVLGRITQASVLHPNGTLFLEAGHVVTMTNVNAAEELGILDRLYRATGGDLVEDAKQRAGEVADKLAQKAETVAQDVSRKTSTVTAQYTVNQALGRRAQTIVRTRSGVIVVAPGQIVTQPVVERARHTNTEKELLKSVGLSSTDAAKSSTSDAIATTRGQLSNTAESVGTQVQEGTSQLLRWAKYKTAQLRDQSAQALEEQRIKGALGRPVTRVILDYQDQVILNAGELITHQAIEAARRADVLDVLLASVYTQTPEFSQAQLRAPQPGRAALPAMK
- a CDS encoding CsbD family protein, whose protein sequence is MSLEGKAKATAKNLEGKAQEAIGHVTGDPVDQHEGKAKQSEAKVRHSAENLKEKAQNFAEGVQTRVEAAAKNVAGKIEEAVGEATDDPTKVAKGRMKQTEADALNAAEDIRR
- a CDS encoding response regulator transcription factor, with translation MEDVIRIVIVEDHDLTRMGLEAALQRREGISVIGEAANGIQGLKLLTSEKPDVAIVDIGLPDMDGIEMLRRFREYSAEAEPATKILMLTMHKGEDSVMAAFAAGADAYCMKDISMDKLEEAIRSTHDGNPWIDPTIASIVLQQVRQKEVVAAPETEKTVQIKALDAEYEEIVGNAGLTDREIEILQLIVRGYSNAEIAETLFVTVGTIKTHVRHILNKLCVDDRTHAAVLALRAGLIE
- a CDS encoding SDR family NAD(P)-dependent oxidoreductase, whose translation is MKLQNKVAIVTGGGTGIGRATALLLAQQGARIGVVDRTVDPSLETVKTIEQQGGQAIWQRADVSQADQMERAISQIMQTWGRIDIVVANAGINGTWAPIEDLQPEEWDATLHTNLKGTFLTVKYTVPYLKQQSQGSIIVVSSVNGTRGFSLSGATAYACSKAAQVAFTKMIALELAKYRIRVNVVCPGAIETGINDHDSQRRRLEDIQEPVEFPRGNIPLTGGHPGKSEDVAQLVLFLASNESSYITGTEIWIDGAESLIKG
- a CDS encoding PAS domain S-box protein; translated protein: MPYSFALSCCQKFLDRMTDLAWMMDDRGHLRLTNPPWKRFTGQSHPAQDLGLLWDWVEPSDRDRIQLAWEAARSSLTVVDCKVRLKNAQGVYEWMQVSLEAMGNDKVNDKGNDKVKEESPPDATANLEKAPLDSPFANHRAWLGVAVRLGSGAMLPDSRQSSQFVEALLTHASDGIVACDAQGQLVLFNRAAQMFHGLPPEPISPEHWSNYYDLYDRSGTRPLAVSEIPLYRALAGETVEGEEIMIKPKAGQSRSLLSNGACIYSATGEKLGAVVLMRDITAYKRATEALEQSEKRFRAIFNQTFQFIGLLQPDGTLIEANQTALEFGGVTAAEVIQQPFWDTPWWRNSSENQQQLRSAIARAAQGEFIRYEVEVAGAEGQTLTIDFSLTPIRDAQGKVTLIIPEGRDITAMKQAEAMRLRTELYTERLSIALRVAKAAAWTWDLQTQKLSWTPEFEALFDYEPGSTQQIYDEWFNRVHPDDRARVERELQKAIDQETPEYRCEYRIQWQDGQIRWIDGVGEIHPDDQGQPRWMSGLVYDITDRKLNEAALQRSEEFTRRILESNQDCIKVLDLEGNLLYMNDNGQSLMEIDNFSQQAANHCWLHFWQGEDQQMARTALTAAQSKKVGKFEGFCPTAKGTPKWWEVTVTPILGPEGEVEQLLSVSRDITDRRKWASALQQSEALFRTTFEQTALGFCHVSLEGQWLRVNRKLCEIVGYRPEELLQTTFQAITAPEDLPKDLALVEQLLKNEIPEYSLEKRYIHKQGHHVWVNITVSLVRESTAEERLGKPSYFLSAVEDITERKQLELQNQQQTEELQLINQSLVTAQQRLRERNQELDQFVYIASHDLKAPLRAIANLSEWIEDDLMGQIPEENQQQLQLLRQRVHRMDALIDGLLRYSRVGRQDLAIESVDVADLVQEVIDSLAPPPGFNITIAGTMPTLRSKRLLLHQVFANLMSNAIKHHDRPDGSITIACQPQTDQYYQFTVKDDGPGIPETEHERIFGIFQTLQADHSTDNTGIGLALVKKIVEAEGGQITVHCDIPRGCQFSFTWPQSIDR
- a CDS encoding ATP-binding protein encodes the protein MLRNLSWLNRWSRLSLTYRGAIIVTIPSLCLFGTVGAWFWSRSQGLKVAERIEQVQTRLDLSNELLITLLNAETGVRGFVLKQNPDFLEPFYQAHQSVPQVLQKLVSSVEADTELDYTNRSQLAPLRTQIETIQRLTNELQAASSPSQQAELLRQGKEAMDQLRQTIANFQTYEYALLKQRQTEQKQIRSLIQALQQLAVVSGVLSTAGAIYLFGLLGEELKSRESQLQTRNSLLKTLSNDIVDGIIVIDAAGFVETVNPAVSHMLGYSPTELLECPLIQILVEPTTPLPRPLPPLRSWLEQLPRLGRTWQTQAYRKDGSSIPIELSLSEIPGENQSIAIIRDVSEQISLMQQLQLHLDALERLNQALIRSNSSLERRNQELADFAYATAHDLRTPVRGIVTLSEWIEEELSGYTSEQLLTYLHLLRKRTHRLNALIDGLWEYTNLGQTPVAPEAVQLDAIVEEIQQARPLPEGFDLQLHHPLVTLTTCKVHLKKVLEELLENAVKHHDRSTGQIEIFAHGGEDMIEFMVQDDGPGIPSAYHTRVFRLFETLEPRDLTENTGIGLAIAKKLVERVGGRIWIQSNGERGTTIHFSWPKHPET